From the Daphnia magna isolate NIES linkage group LG3, ASM2063170v1.1, whole genome shotgun sequence genome, one window contains:
- the LOC116919847 gene encoding chitinase-3-like protein 1: MKQLWKAVFLMAIAHQVMSLALTKATEKKKMVCYYGSWAVYRPGNGKFDVENIDPFLCTHIVYGFAGLALDNTINVLDPYNDLKENWGKGAYLRFTGLKKQNPDLKALIAVGGWNEGSERYSQMAADPAKRTTFVNSVVNFLITYGFDGLDFDWEYPSNRGGSITDKINFVHILRELKAAFVPYGFLLTAAVSSGKSTIDSAYDIPAVASALDQIHVMAYDFHGAWETFTGLNAPLYANPTIESGSNLLLNVNWTVNYWISNGAPPSKIILGMGLYGRGFTLASSTQNGFYAYAPQPIQAGPYTRESGTWGYNEICEKFKADPSWTVVRDPYYKAPYAYKSNQWIGYDDQQSLRLKAEYAMSMNLGGSMVWSIETDDFRGLCHNVPFILIKTITESMNGPIVIQSTTSSTSAPVTTKATTTVSPVTTKATTTAAPVTNPPTASPTVAPAATTTLCGPQNPTTTASAYTTTPPIKTTAGTPPPNTLCKSEGLNPDPYDCGIFYTCLDNGLGGWTVYMQRCATGTAFSDELNTCTFPNQVPGCETYSG; the protein is encoded by the exons ATGAAGCAGCTATGGAAAGCCGTGTTTTTGATGGCTATAGCCCATCAAGTCATGTCACTTGCCTTAACGAAAG CcactgaaaaaaagaaaatggtgtgTTACTATGGTAGCTGGGCCGTATATCGACCAGGAAATGGCAAGTTCGACGTTGAGAACATCGATCCATTTCTCTGTACCCACATAGTCTACGGCTTTGCTGGTTTGGCATTAGACAATACCATCAATGTTCTTGATCCGTACAACGACCTTAAAGAAAACTGGGGCAAAGGGGCATATCTTCGCTTTACCGGGTTGAAGAAGCAAAATCCTGATCTCAAGGCTCTTATTGCAGTCGGCG GATGGAATGAAGGGTCTGAAAGATATTCGCAG ATGGCAGCCGATCCGGCCAAAAGAACAACTTTTGTGAATTCGGTTGTCAATTTCCTTATAACTTATGGTTTTGATGGTCTCGATTTCGATTGGGAATACCCATCAAACAGAGGCGGCAGCATAACGGACAAG ATCAACTTTGTCCATATTCTTCGAGAACTGAAGGCGGCGTTCGTTCCTTACGGTTTTCTTCTTACCGCAGCTGTGTCCTCGGGCAAATCAACAATTGATTCG GCATATGACATTCCCGCTGTTGCAAG CGCTTTGGACCAAATTCACGTGATGGCTTATGATTTTCACGGTGCCTGGGAAACTTTTACTGGG CTCAATGCGCCACTTTATGCTAACCCGACAATCGAATCCGGAAGCAATTTACTCTTGAACGTG AACTGGACCGTCAACTATTGGATCTCCAATGGTGCTCCGCCTTCCAAAATTATTTTGGGTATGGGCCTTTATGGCCGTGGATTTACGTTGGCCTCATCCACCCAAAACGGCTTCTACGCTTACGCTCCCCAGCCTATTCAAGCTGGACCGTACACCCGAGAAAGTGGAACATGGGGTTACAACGAG ATTTGCGAGAAGTTTAAGGCTGATCCATCTTGGACCGTCGTCCGGGATCCTTATTACAAAGCACCATACGCTTACAAATCGAACCAATGGATTGGTTATGACGATCAACAATCGCTTAGACTTAAA GCAGAGTACGCCATGTCGATGAATCTGGGCGGATCTATGGTGTGGTCAATTGAAACGGACGATTTCAGGGGTCTTTGTCACAACGTGCCTTTTATACTGATTAAAACAATCACCGAATCTATGAATGGGCCCATCGTTATCCAGTCAACGACGAGTAGTACTTCTGCTCCAGTAACAACAAAAGCTACTACAACTGTCTCACCGGTTACGACAAAAGCCACCACTACTGCAGCTCCGGTCACAAACCCCCCGACTGCGTCCCCTACTGTTGCCCCTGCTGCAACTACCACTCTTTGCGGACCCCAAAATCCTACCACG ACTGCATCCGCGTATACCACTACACCACCGATAAAGACGACAGCTGGAACACCTCCCCCGAATACGCTTTGCAAATCAGAAGGTCTTAATCCCGATCCTTATGACTGTGGAATCTTCTATACCTGCCTAGACAATGGCTTGGGTGGCTGGACGGTTTACATGCAAAGATGTGCAACTGGAACGGCGTTCAGTGACGAGCTTAACACGTGTACCTTTCCAAATCAGGTGCCTGGCTGCGAAACATACAGCGGTTAG